In Plasmodium vinckei vinckei genome assembly, chromosome: PVVCY_06, the genomic window AGCATATTTATTCTGTTTATTTGGAGATTTTATTCTGTTTATTTGGAGATTTTATTCTTGTTTATTTGTGTATTTCTCTTACAGGGTGCTCGAAGGAAGAGAACTTTCCAAAGAGTAGACATAAATCATGTAGTAGAATGAAAAGCTTTGCTACAaaaactttaaaaaaaaatgataaagaattaaataGATCTTTTACACTTCTTGATAGttctataaaatataaaaaacaacatAGTGATGATGTAGAAAATTATTCATGGGTATTACTAAATGATGaagcaaaaaaagaagggaaaaaagaatatgaattttgtattgataataataaatataaagttGTTTGCAttttaagaaaatatataaaatatttttcaaacttaaaaaagaaaacataTGAAGATAATTATGTTAGTTCATATGCAACGAGTTTAAACACAACAAAAAGTATAGGCACATTCAGTAGCTCAGAAAATATAACTAGCAAAACCAACCTTAGTAGTGTATTTAATAGTAGTAGtaattcattaaatatatccGATGATCTAAACAATGGAAGTTTTTTCTTTCACacccaaaaaaaaaaacatgtcCCAATGTTTGTAGATTATGTAAAAGTGAGGGAAAAACCCTTTAATGAAAGTTtcaacaaattaaaaaaaacagaagAATGGTCATTACaacataatataattatatattttttggaaaaattaattatagccatattaaacatatttaataaatacagCAAAGAGACAGATGAAATGATTGTTGCAAACAAACTAAGCAAAATAGGTAATGGAAAAAGGGAAATAAACACCCCTTTCttaatattcaaaaatgaaaattatgaagatatatttttaattaaattttattcttcatttccttttaaaattatgatatattcattaattatgatatttatatctgtgatacattttattattttatattatattttattaaaaaatatgttatataatgaatataatactatagttttttatagcatttttaaatttattttagacatattttattttacattttttgttatatatacatttatatttaatacaaATTGTATAGATAAAATAGCTACCTATTCTTATAGATCTtgttatttctttatttctttaatatttgtacataacattgttttattatattttaatccTCCCTCTTTTTTGCTACCTAGCcctaaattaataaattatataaataaatatacctataaaaattatgctattttattaaataatgcatatatgtgtatattttgctttttaagaaattatatagttctttataattttttattaaatttaaaattttccatattttttatatttattactcTTCTTTTACCAttttacacattttttttttacaaaaatttaCGAAccgatatatatatgtgtacacttatatttccatttttttgtgttatACCAATtgttatttcattatatattcaatataaatatgagtATATGAAAAGAATTACATGTATAGATATCAATGAAGATcgtaaaaaaatgcatagcCATTATATAACCAAATATTTCTCTATAGACAATTCTATACCTACTTCACCAATTGAAGATATTTTAACAAATCTGAAATCTATTTTAGATTATACTAAAAATTTAGAAGAAGAGGAAGaaggaaataataacaaaattatcgaattaaataaaatacaagaaaaaattaaaacttgtgaaaatatattaaggacacaaaatttaaatgaagtACCTGtatgtaaatatagaaaatttgaaaaagtCTATAATATGTGGTGTTTAGATCaatctgaaaaaaaagatgaacAAAAATCTTTTTTATCTCAACATcctaataaaaaatcagttacctcattttttaatatgcatTCTTTATTATCAACTAAATTTCAAGACCAATATAATGACATATATGATTGGAATGCCGATATTGAACTTATTTACAAACgtaatgtatttatatcaattggttataaattattataccCTTTAGGAGTACTAGAAACAAACTTTAATACTgaagtattaaaaaattttcttcttaaaatttattcCCTTTACAATGACCTTCCTTACCATAATAGTTTGCATGCTGCACAGGTATCCATATAACTATGCCTCATCTTTATCTTATTTATGCAATATATGTCTATATATCTATAGCTTTATcactaatattttttttcatctatttttcttttcgtTTAAAGGTTGCCCATTTTAGCAAGAGCATGCTTTTCATGTTGGATCTAAACCATAAAATATCGGGGATCGATGAATTTTGCTTGCATGTTTCTTCTTTATGTCATGATGTTGGGCACCCAGGacttaataatttttttttaataaaatctGAAAACGAGCTCGCATTAACTTACAACGATAGTAATGTACTAGAAAACTATCACTGCTCACTAGTTTTTAAAACCTTAAAGGATCCGAGTTGTAACATATTTGGAAACTAtcctaataatatattcattacatgcaaaaaaaatattattcgAGCAATATTATCAACAGATATGAAAAAtcattttgaatatatatctacATTTCGAACTAATAGGGAATTTATAGATTATGATAACTTAACAAATGATCAACTATGGCAAATTTTCTGCCTAATATTAAAAGCCTCAGATATTGGTCATTCAACATTAGAATGGAAAAAACATCTTGAATGGAccttaaaaattaatgaagaattttatttacaggGTTTATTAGAAAAATCTTTAAACATGTCTAAAAGTTTTTTATGTGATACAATTTCTATTGACAAATTGGCAGTTTCACAAAtcgattttttaaaacatttatgTATCCCTTTATTTAATGAgctaaattttatttcaaaaaataatgaagtttataataattgtatttctgcaattgaaaataatatagaacaatgggaaaaaaatcaaaataatccAAAAAATCTTGGGTTGCAAGAAAAATATCGAGATGATCATACagttgaaaaaattaagttttaaattttgaataatattaaattggTATGCATAAGTAtgctcatttttttttttataaaatatactatTCATCATAattgaataattttttatttgtactttttttttttttttatttccccATCTATATAAGCACTGAAGTCTCTTTATTTGCAAagaaattatttgtttttttaattcaagGGGGCTTATGCTTACTTTTTTACCAAATTGTGCCAATTCCACTGCATGCCACCTTTAACCATCCAAAATATGGGCACATTCTCCCATTACATAAGTtgaaatatacatatatatattttttttttcaaattaatTGCTTCTTACTCTCATGTATTATGAATGATAATAACATTAATGAAAAACGACATTGAAATGTTCTATTTAAGAAATTCAAATTGCACAcgttgattttttttataaaaatataatggataaaaaataaagaaaaataaatttacattTACATATTATGGACATGCAAAAATCTGCAATCATTATCGCACTAATACTttctctttcttttttttaaaggaaTATATATGGGGTTTACTAACTATTAATATGCtgttataatttatgttgTTGTACATATGGATGTTCATGCTTATGTGcacacatatatacttttCATGAGTGtgcgtttttttttctctttatcatagataataattaatgatataacattatttttcattgttTAGTGATATTATAACTGAATAATTTAGTTATAGcaataatgcatatattaactttctttatattaaatgcatatataactaTTTGCGTGGGCATACATGCTCGTATAAAAAcggaaaattttattaacattaaCAAATCAGAATTTGGCaaccaaaaaaataagctagctataaaaaaaaacttttgcacacacaaaaatttcaaaaaaaaggaaaaaaaaatattccttGTTCAGgcaaataaagaaataattatagGTACTCGTAATTCCCCATTAGCAATAAAACAAGCTGAAAAagtcaaaaaaaaacttttaacatattttaaaaaggttaatcaaaatataaatgttattttaaaacaaataaaaacaacAGGTGATAAAATTTTAGATAAAACAGTGGGCTCATTTGGAGGGAAAGGGATATTTACAAAAGAATTAGACGatgaattaattaaaaataatgtagatATATGTGTTCACTCATTAAAAGATATACCTACAGTTTTACCAGacaatattcatttatCCTGTTTCTTAAAAAGAGACACTATAAATGATGCCTTCTTAtcaataaaatacaaaagtTTGGACGATATAAATAGAAAAGTGTTGCgagaaaatattacaaatgACATAAGTTCATCTAGCCATGTAATAGACAAGGATATCGAGTTGTCACCCACAATTGCAACATCATCATTAAGGAGAACAAGCCAAATTAGGTACAAATACAAAAACttgaaattaaaatttattagaGGAAACATTAATACAAGAATAAcgaaattatttaatgagACTTTTGATTCTATAGTAATTGCATTTTGTGGCTTAGAAAGATTAATATCAAAGAAAGTTCTTAGacaaattatgaaaaataatgtaaaaaataaaccatatataattaattataaagacATATCTATCGatttaaatcatttaaatatacaaaaattaaatacaaaTGTTATGTGTCCAGCATTATGCCAAGGTATAATTGCTGTTACAtcgaataaaaataacccTGA contains:
- a CDS encoding 3',5'-cyclic nucleotide phosphodiesterase, putative — translated: MIKSNSRSNTGCSKEENFPKSRHKSCSRMKSFATKTLKKNDKELNRSFTLLDSSIKYKKQHSDDVENYSWVLLNDEAKKEGKKEYEFCIDNNKYKVVCILRKYIKYFSNLKKKTYEDNYVSSYATSLNTTKSIGTFSSSENITSKTNLSSVFNSSSNSLNISDDLNNGSFFFHTQKKKHVPMFVDYVKVREKPFNESFNKLKKTEEWSLQHNIIIYFLEKLIIAILNIFNKYSKETDEMIVANKLSKIGNGKREINTPFLIFKNENYEDIFLIKFYSSFPFKIMIYSLIMIFISVIHFIILYYILLKNMLYNEYNTIVFYSIFKFILDIFYFTFFVIYTFIFNTNCIDKIATYSYRSCYFFISLIFVHNIVLLYFNPPSFLLPSPKLINYINKYTYKNYAILLNNAYMCIFCFLRNYIVLYNFLLNLKFSIFFIFITLLLPFYTFFFYKNLRTDIYMCTLIFPFFCVIPIVISLYIQYKYEYMKRITCIDINEDRKKMHSHYITKYFSIDNSIPTSPIEDILTNLKSILDYTKNLEEEEEGNNNKIIELNKIQEKIKTCENILRTQNLNEVPVCKYRKFEKVYNMWCLDQSEKKDEQKSFLSQHPNKKSVTSFFNMHSLLSTKFQDQYNDIYDWNADIELIYKRNVFISIGYKLLYPLGVLETNFNTEVLKNFLLKIYSLYNDLPYHNSLHAAQVAHFSKSMLFMLDLNHKISGIDEFCLHVSSLCHDVGHPGLNNFFLIKSENELALTYNDSNVLENYHCSLVFKTLKDPSCNIFGNYPNNIFITCKKNIIRAILSTDMKNHFEYISTFRTNREFIDYDNLTNDQLWQIFCLILKASDIGHSTLEWKKHLEWTLKINEEFYLQGLLEKSLNMSKSFLCDTISIDKLAVSQIDFLKHLCIPLFNELNFISKNNEVYNNCISAIENNIEQWEKNQNNPKNLGLQEKYRDDHTVEKIKF
- a CDS encoding porphobilinogen deaminase, putative encodes the protein MHILTFFILNAYITICVGIHARIKTENFININKSEFGNQKNKLAIKKNFCTHKNFKKKEKKIFLVQANKEIIIGTRNSPLAIKQAEKVKKKLLTYFKKVNQNINVILKQIKTTGDKILDKTVGSFGGKGIFTKELDDELIKNNVDICVHSLKDIPTVLPDNIHLSCFLKRDTINDAFLSIKYKSLDDINRKVLRENITNDISSSSHVIDKDIELSPTIATSSLRRTSQIRYKYKNLKLKFIRGNINTRITKLFNETFDSIVIAFCGLERLISKKVLRQIMKNNVKNKPYIINYKDISIDLNHLNIQKLNTNVMCPALCQGIIAVTSNKNNPEISQILKNINDEKSQIMANIERAFLHKIDGSCTMPIGGYTKFSKNKIIFNAIINDINGFENHKIKVVRHLNNLDGIADEAAEKIKEKIGIEQFNKIKAEVALYYK